The Saccharomonospora cyanea NA-134 genome includes a region encoding these proteins:
- the lexA gene encoding transcriptional repressor LexA yields the protein MARKTTGNDVSGGEVPDLPRTVENPDESLTPRQRKVLEVIRTWVDKYGYPPSVREIGEAVGLTSTSSVSHQLKALQRKGYLRRDANRPRAVGMLTIGRERSAASSGSQTEDPVREPALVPLVGRIAAGGPVLAEEAIEDVFPLPKDIVGEGEVFLLSVTGDSMIGAAITDGDWVVVRQQPTAENGDIVAAMIDGEATVKTFKRKDDGHVWLMPHNEAYEPISGDDATILGKVVAVLRRL from the coding sequence GTGGCACGCAAGACAACGGGCAACGACGTGAGCGGCGGCGAGGTCCCCGACCTTCCGCGCACGGTCGAGAACCCGGACGAAAGCCTGACACCGCGCCAACGGAAAGTCCTCGAGGTGATCAGGACCTGGGTGGACAAGTACGGATACCCGCCGAGTGTCCGGGAAATCGGGGAGGCTGTCGGACTCACGTCCACCTCATCTGTTTCCCACCAATTGAAGGCGCTCCAGCGCAAGGGTTACCTACGGCGCGACGCCAATCGCCCGCGCGCGGTGGGAATGCTGACGATCGGCCGCGAGCGGTCGGCCGCGTCGTCGGGCTCACAGACCGAGGACCCGGTCCGCGAGCCCGCTCTCGTCCCGCTGGTGGGCCGTATCGCCGCGGGCGGGCCGGTACTCGCCGAGGAAGCGATCGAGGACGTCTTCCCGCTGCCGAAGGACATCGTCGGCGAGGGTGAGGTCTTCCTGCTCAGCGTCACCGGCGACTCGATGATCGGCGCGGCCATCACCGACGGCGACTGGGTCGTGGTGCGGCAACAGCCCACCGCCGAGAACGGCGACATCGTGGCAGCGATGATCGATGGTGAGGCCACGGTGAAAACGTTCAAGCGCAAGGACGACGGGCACGTCTGGCTGATGCCGCACAACGAGGCGTACGAACCGATTTCCGGTGACGACGCCACGATTCTCGGAAAGGTCGTCGCGGTCCTACGGCGACTGTGA
- a CDS encoding SDR family oxidoreductase: MSTVAVTGGTGTLGRKVVSALERAGHDVVVTSRSTSSVRDGVETVRVDYRSSAGLAAAFDGADAVVHCATDFTGFRGGEVALGRQVLTAARRAGCEHLVYVSIVGVDRIPLPYYRSKHATERLVEDSGVPWTILRATQFHELAIRLLSGLTRPPLVLVPDLRLQPVAATEVGARLAALATARPAGRAPDMGGPEITTVADLARRYLAAAGRRRRVRTVRLFGSVYAGYRAGHHLTPENAVGTITFQDHLDAHVRSSR; this comes from the coding sequence ATGAGCACGGTGGCCGTCACAGGAGGAACCGGCACGCTCGGTCGCAAGGTCGTGTCCGCGCTGGAGAGGGCAGGCCATGACGTCGTCGTCACAAGCCGGTCGACGTCGTCGGTGCGCGACGGCGTCGAGACGGTGCGGGTCGACTACCGTTCGTCCGCCGGTCTCGCCGCCGCGTTCGACGGCGCCGACGCGGTCGTGCACTGTGCGACCGACTTCACCGGCTTCCGCGGCGGAGAGGTCGCGCTGGGCAGGCAGGTGCTCACCGCGGCCCGTCGCGCCGGATGCGAGCATCTGGTCTACGTCTCCATCGTCGGCGTCGATCGCATCCCGCTGCCGTACTACCGGAGCAAACACGCCACCGAGCGTCTTGTCGAGGACAGCGGCGTCCCGTGGACGATCCTGCGGGCGACACAGTTCCACGAGCTGGCCATCCGGCTGCTGTCCGGGTTGACGCGTCCGCCGCTCGTGCTCGTTCCCGATCTCCGGCTGCAACCCGTCGCGGCCACCGAGGTCGGCGCGCGGCTGGCCGCACTGGCCACCGCGCGCCCGGCGGGACGGGCGCCCGACATGGGTGGTCCCGAGATCACGACCGTTGCCGACCTGGCCCGGCGATACCTGGCCGCCGCCGGTCGGCGTCGCCGGGTCCGTACGGTCAGGCTGTTCGGCTCGGTGTACGCGGGCTACCGCGCGGGCCACCACCTCACGCCCGAGAACGCCGTCGGAACGATCACGTTCCAGGACCACCTCGACGCGCACGTCAGGTCTAGCCGCTGA
- a CDS encoding Xaa-Pro dipeptidyl-peptidase → MVDTILVAAVRSGGFVRLKRVSMVLAAAVVSLPLVAVNAAAGEVQQPVFADGQAQPVYNPADVVREHVWVEAGVDSDHDGVEDVVHVEVVRPRATDDGLRVPVVYQVSPYYAGGNPITNHDVDRELYVPGKPLADITWRYQDYFLARGFAVVYAESLGTGRSTGCPTTGGENETRGAASVIDWLNGRAEARDADGNRMSAHWTTGRTAMMGVSYNGTLPNAVATTGVEGLETIVPIAAISNWYDYYRENGAVVAPGGFQGEDADVLAEYVYTRADQEICRPVIERLEKEQDRLTGDYSSFWDERNYLDDVHRVEASVLAVHGLSDWNVTVSQVAEWWDALAEHGVERAIWLHQSGHADPYSLRKQEWLTMLNRWFSHYLYDIDNGVEAEPRATIQREDGSWTQEADWPAPGTDDATLRLGPGGDRQGALGADRFRGRPVVERLTDDAGEKVEDLVNAAASEHRLSYSTEAANAPVRLSGTPSVRLRLEFDRPAANVTAVLVDRAPDGSSHVITRGWADPQNRHGLSRTKALRPGVPYWLSFDLQPQDYLVAEGHRLEFVLLSSDHDFTLRPAPGTGVGLDVSRSTVTVPVVGGDESLRQAFPRR, encoded by the coding sequence ATGGTCGACACCATTCTTGTCGCCGCCGTCCGATCTGGGGGCTTCGTGAGACTCAAGCGTGTGTCGATGGTCCTGGCCGCCGCCGTGGTGTCGCTACCACTCGTCGCCGTGAACGCGGCGGCGGGCGAGGTGCAGCAACCGGTGTTCGCCGACGGGCAGGCCCAACCGGTGTACAACCCGGCCGACGTCGTGCGGGAGCACGTCTGGGTGGAAGCCGGTGTGGACAGTGATCATGACGGTGTCGAGGACGTGGTGCACGTCGAGGTCGTGCGTCCCCGCGCCACGGACGACGGCCTTCGCGTACCGGTGGTGTACCAGGTGAGTCCGTACTACGCGGGCGGCAATCCGATCACCAACCACGACGTCGACCGCGAGCTGTACGTCCCCGGCAAACCTCTCGCCGACATCACCTGGCGCTACCAGGACTACTTCCTCGCACGCGGCTTCGCCGTCGTCTACGCCGAGTCGCTGGGGACCGGCCGCTCCACCGGCTGCCCGACCACCGGAGGCGAGAACGAGACCCGAGGGGCGGCCTCGGTGATCGACTGGCTGAACGGCCGAGCGGAGGCACGTGACGCCGACGGCAACCGGATGAGCGCTCACTGGACCACCGGGCGGACCGCCATGATGGGCGTGTCCTACAACGGCACCCTGCCCAACGCCGTCGCCACGACCGGCGTCGAGGGGCTCGAGACCATCGTGCCGATCGCGGCGATCTCGAACTGGTACGACTACTACCGTGAGAACGGTGCCGTCGTGGCTCCGGGCGGATTCCAGGGCGAGGACGCCGACGTACTCGCCGAGTACGTCTACACGCGCGCTGACCAGGAGATCTGCCGACCGGTCATAGAGCGTTTGGAGAAGGAGCAGGACCGGCTCACCGGCGACTACAGCAGTTTCTGGGACGAACGGAACTACCTCGACGACGTCCACAGGGTGGAGGCGTCCGTGCTGGCCGTGCACGGCCTCTCCGACTGGAACGTCACGGTCAGCCAGGTCGCCGAGTGGTGGGACGCACTGGCCGAGCACGGCGTCGAACGCGCGATCTGGCTGCACCAGTCCGGCCACGCCGACCCGTACTCGCTGCGCAAGCAGGAGTGGCTCACCATGCTGAACCGCTGGTTCAGCCACTACCTCTACGACATCGACAACGGCGTGGAGGCCGAGCCGAGGGCCACGATCCAGCGGGAGGACGGCTCGTGGACGCAGGAGGCCGACTGGCCCGCACCGGGCACGGACGACGCCACGTTGCGGCTGGGGCCGGGTGGAGACCGGCAGGGCGCGCTCGGAGCCGACCGCTTCCGGGGCAGGCCGGTGGTCGAGCGACTCACCGACGACGCCGGCGAGAAGGTCGAGGACCTGGTGAACGCAGCGGCCTCGGAGCACAGGCTGTCCTACAGCACGGAAGCCGCGAACGCGCCGGTCAGGTTGAGCGGCACACCGTCCGTGCGACTGCGGCTGGAATTCGACCGTCCCGCCGCGAACGTGACCGCGGTACTCGTGGACCGGGCCCCGGACGGCAGTTCCCACGTCATCACCCGCGGCTGGGCCGATCCGCAGAACCGGCACGGGCTGTCACGAACGAAGGCCCTGCGCCCCGGGGTGCCGTACTGGCTGTCGTTCGACCTGCAACCTCAGGACTATCTCGTGGCCGAGGGACACCGCCTGGAGTTTGTGCTGTTGTCGAGTGACCACGACTTCACCCTGCGCCCGGCCCCGGGCACGGGGGTGGGGCTCGACGTGAGCCGGTCGACGGTGACCGTGCCCGTGGTGGGTGGGGACGAGTCGCTGCGGCAGGCGTTCCCGCGCCGTTGA
- a CDS encoding vitamin B12-dependent ribonucleotide reductase has protein sequence MTETVGVGAESSPKPSKKRGGSGSRKGLRIQRVYTTEGVHPYDEVRWERRDVVMTNWRDGTVNFEQRGVEFPEFWSVNATNIVTSKYFRGAVGSPERENSLKQLIDRVVKTYVKAGLEHGYFAGAADAEVFEHELTWMLLHQVFSFNSPVWFNVGTSSKQQVSACFILSVDDNMDSILNWYREEGLIFKGGSGAGLNLSRIRSSRELLSSGGTASGPVSFMRGADASAGTIKSGGATRRAAKMVVLDVDHPDVEEFIETKAKEEHKIRVLRDAGFDMDLGGADISSVQYQNANNSVRVSDEFMQAVETGGAFGLRSRTTGEVLEQVDAKGLFRKMAQAAWECADPGLQYDDTINDWHTCPESGRITASNPCSEYMHLDNSSCNLASLNLLKFLREDGTFDAELFVKAVELVITAMDISICFADFPTEPIAETTRKFRQLGIGYANLGALLMATGHAYDSEGGRALAASITSLMTAVSYRRSAELAGVVGPYEGYARNAEPHQRVMRKHAAANELVRTYHHNDAAVRALATREWERGIEIGMNSGWRNAQASVLAPTGTIGFMMDCDTTGIEPDFSLVKFKKLVGGGSMQIVNNAVPRALRSLGYQEEQVEAIVDYIAEHGHVVDAPGLRPEHYEVFDCAVGERSIAPMGHVRMMAAVQPFLSGAISKTVNMPESATVEDVEEIYFQGWKLGLKALAIYRDNCKVGQPLSTAKKDKAEPEGKAEENKVVEYRPVRKRLPKKRPSQTVSFTVGGAEGYLTAGSYPDDGLGEIFVKLGKQGSTLAGVMDAFSMSISVGLQYGIPLEFYVQKFQNLRFEPAGMTDDPDVRMATSVLDYLFRRLALDYLPYEKRAQLGIFTADERSAQVEAEYGGGSAEPENVDLDALRSSVEAGGEQSSADAPAKAGDRPAREAQTTTELVELQLGKAADAPLCMTCGTKMRPAGSCYACEGCGATSGCS, from the coding sequence ATGACAGAAACCGTGGGGGTCGGCGCGGAATCCTCGCCGAAGCCGAGCAAGAAGCGCGGCGGCTCGGGCTCGCGCAAGGGGCTGCGCATCCAACGCGTCTACACCACCGAGGGCGTGCACCCCTACGACGAGGTGCGGTGGGAGCGGCGCGACGTCGTCATGACCAACTGGCGTGACGGCACGGTGAACTTCGAGCAGCGCGGTGTGGAGTTCCCGGAGTTCTGGTCGGTCAACGCGACGAACATCGTCACCAGCAAGTACTTCCGCGGCGCGGTGGGCAGCCCCGAGCGCGAGAACAGCCTCAAGCAGCTCATCGACCGTGTCGTCAAGACCTACGTCAAGGCGGGCCTGGAGCACGGCTACTTCGCCGGTGCCGCCGACGCCGAGGTCTTCGAGCACGAGCTGACCTGGATGCTGCTCCACCAGGTGTTCAGCTTCAACTCGCCGGTGTGGTTCAACGTCGGTACGAGCTCGAAGCAGCAGGTCAGTGCGTGCTTCATCCTGTCGGTCGACGACAACATGGACTCGATCCTCAACTGGTACCGGGAAGAGGGTCTGATCTTCAAGGGCGGTTCGGGCGCGGGCCTGAACCTCTCCCGCATCCGCTCCTCGCGGGAGCTGCTGTCGTCCGGTGGCACGGCGTCGGGCCCGGTGTCGTTCATGCGCGGCGCGGACGCCTCCGCGGGCACCATCAAGTCGGGCGGCGCGACCCGTCGGGCGGCCAAGATGGTCGTGCTCGACGTGGACCACCCCGACGTCGAGGAGTTCATCGAGACCAAGGCGAAGGAAGAGCACAAGATCCGCGTGCTCCGTGATGCCGGTTTCGACATGGACCTCGGCGGCGCGGACATCTCGTCGGTGCAGTACCAGAACGCCAACAACTCGGTGCGCGTGTCCGACGAGTTCATGCAGGCTGTGGAGACCGGTGGCGCGTTCGGTCTCCGGTCACGGACCACCGGTGAGGTTCTCGAGCAGGTCGACGCCAAGGGCCTGTTCCGCAAGATGGCGCAGGCGGCCTGGGAGTGCGCCGACCCGGGGCTGCAGTACGACGACACCATCAACGACTGGCACACGTGCCCCGAGTCGGGACGTATCACCGCCTCGAACCCGTGCTCCGAGTACATGCACCTGGACAACTCCAGCTGCAACCTCGCCTCACTGAACCTGCTCAAGTTCCTGCGCGAGGACGGCACGTTCGACGCGGAGTTGTTCGTCAAGGCCGTCGAGCTGGTCATCACGGCGATGGACATCTCGATCTGCTTCGCCGACTTCCCCACCGAGCCGATCGCGGAGACCACGCGCAAGTTCCGCCAGCTCGGCATCGGGTACGCGAACCTCGGCGCGCTGCTGATGGCGACGGGCCACGCGTACGACTCCGAGGGTGGGCGCGCGCTCGCCGCGTCGATCACCTCGCTGATGACGGCGGTGTCGTACCGGCGGTCCGCGGAGCTCGCCGGTGTGGTGGGTCCGTACGAGGGTTACGCCCGTAACGCCGAACCGCACCAGCGCGTGATGCGCAAGCACGCGGCGGCCAACGAACTCGTCCGCACCTACCACCACAACGACGCGGCGGTGCGTGCGCTGGCGACGCGGGAGTGGGAGCGGGGCATCGAGATCGGTATGAACAGCGGCTGGCGCAACGCGCAGGCCAGCGTGCTCGCCCCCACCGGCACCATCGGCTTCATGATGGACTGCGACACCACCGGTATCGAGCCGGACTTCTCGCTGGTGAAGTTCAAGAAGCTGGTCGGCGGCGGGTCCATGCAGATCGTGAACAACGCAGTGCCGCGTGCCCTGCGCTCGCTGGGCTACCAGGAGGAGCAGGTCGAGGCGATCGTCGACTACATCGCCGAGCACGGCCACGTGGTCGACGCGCCGGGGCTGCGCCCGGAGCACTACGAGGTGTTCGACTGCGCCGTCGGTGAGCGTTCGATCGCGCCGATGGGTCACGTGCGGATGATGGCGGCCGTGCAGCCGTTCCTGTCCGGCGCGATCTCCAAGACGGTCAACATGCCCGAGTCGGCGACCGTGGAGGACGTCGAGGAGATCTACTTCCAGGGTTGGAAGCTCGGGCTGAAGGCGCTGGCGATCTACCGCGACAACTGCAAGGTGGGCCAGCCGCTGTCGACGGCCAAGAAGGACAAGGCCGAGCCGGAGGGCAAGGCCGAGGAGAACAAGGTCGTCGAGTACCGGCCGGTGCGCAAGCGCCTGCCGAAGAAGCGCCCGAGCCAGACGGTGTCCTTCACCGTGGGTGGGGCCGAGGGCTACCTGACGGCCGGTTCGTACCCGGACGACGGGCTCGGTGAGATCTTCGTCAAGCTCGGCAAGCAGGGTTCCACCCTGGCCGGTGTCATGGACGCGTTCTCCATGTCGATCTCCGTGGGGCTCCAGTACGGCATCCCGCTCGAGTTCTACGTCCAGAAGTTCCAGAACCTGCGCTTCGAGCCGGCGGGCATGACCGACGACCCGGACGTGCGGATGGCCACGAGCGTGCTGGACTACCTGTTCCGCAGGCTCGCGCTCGACTACCTGCCGTACGAGAAGCGTGCGCAGCTCGGCATCTTCACCGCCGACGAGCGGTCGGCACAGGTCGAGGCCGAGTACGGCGGCGGCAGCGCTGAGCCGGAGAACGTGGACCTGGACGCCCTGCGCAGCAGCGTCGAGGCCGGTGGTGAGCAGTCGAGTGCCGACGCTCCCGCGAAGGCGGGCGACCGTCCGGCCAGGGAGGCACAGACCACCACCGAACTGGTCGAGTTGCAGCTCGGCAAGGCGGCTGACGCGCCCCTGTGCATGACGTGCGGCACGAAGATGCGTCCCGCCGGATCGTGCTACGCGTGTGAGGGCTGCGGCGCCACCTCCGGCTGCAGCTGA
- the nrdR gene encoding transcriptional regulator NrdR has product MRCPFCRHADSRVVDSREVDEGQAIRRRRSCSACGRRFTTSETMVLAVVKRSGVTEQFSRDKVVRGVRRACQGRPVDDDALKQLAQKVEDSIRAAGVAEIPSHEVGLAILGPLRELDTVAYLRFASVYRSFSSIEDFEAEIKNLREAIAESSAQQDHSE; this is encoded by the coding sequence GTGCGGTGTCCGTTCTGTCGGCACGCGGACTCCCGGGTCGTCGATTCCCGTGAGGTGGACGAGGGCCAGGCGATCCGACGGCGTCGGTCGTGCTCGGCCTGCGGCCGCCGGTTCACCACGTCGGAGACGATGGTGCTCGCCGTCGTCAAGCGGTCGGGAGTGACCGAGCAGTTCAGCCGGGACAAGGTGGTTCGGGGAGTGCGGCGGGCCTGTCAGGGCCGTCCTGTCGACGACGACGCTCTGAAACAGCTCGCTCAGAAGGTCGAGGACTCGATCAGGGCGGCTGGGGTCGCGGAGATTCCGAGCCACGAGGTGGGTCTCGCCATTCTGGGCCCACTCAGGGAACTCGACACCGTCGCGTACCTGAGGTTCGCGAGCGTCTACCGGTCCTTCTCGTCGATCGAGGACTTCGAAGCCGAGATCAAGAACCTGCGTGAGGCGATCGCCGAGTCCTCGGCCCAGCAGGACCACAGCGAGTGA
- a CDS encoding prolyl oligopeptidase family serine peptidase: MDELDPSVEHDPNRWLEDVAGEDVLEWVRGHNAATVDRYATGERFESLRNELREVLDADTRIPYVRRRGSHLYNFWRDADHPRGLWRRTTLDSYRTANPEWEILLDVDALAAHESENWVWQGATVLRPGFRRCLVELSRGGADATVVREFDLQRREFVEDGFTLPEAKSQVGWIDEDRVYVGTDFGEGSLTTSGYPRLVKEWKRGTPLEDATLVFEGKPDDVSVRAVHDPTQGWERDVVRRAIDFYRSEVHLRTDTGFVRIDVPDDAVASVHRQWLLVRTRSPWTVEGTSYPAGALLGIELDAFLAGDRRLTVLFEPDAHTSLDYYAWTRNHLLLGTLVDVKTRLRVLTPGADGWRDEPLTGLADVGAVDLVATDPHDSDEFFVEATGYTDPPTLLRGEVGGPLETVKRAPAFFDAESLDVTQHFATSDDGTRIPYFVVGPRDRTSAAPTLLTGYGGFEVSLTPSYSGVIGRGWLARGGTYVVANLRGGGEYGPDWHNQVVKTNRLKVYEDFAAVARDVVARGITTPELLGVQGGSNGGLLTGVMLTRYPELVGAVVSQVPLLDMRRYHQLLAGASWMAEYGDPDDPDEWAYLRRYSPYHNVHGDRTYPPTLFVTSTRDDRVHPAHARKMMARMHADGHDVAYYENIEGGHGAAADNAQLAFKWALVFEFLWQRLSG, encoded by the coding sequence ATGGACGAGCTTGATCCGAGCGTGGAGCACGACCCGAACCGCTGGCTGGAAGACGTCGCCGGGGAGGACGTGCTCGAGTGGGTGCGGGGACACAACGCCGCGACGGTCGACCGCTACGCGACAGGTGAGCGGTTCGAGAGTCTGCGGAACGAACTGCGGGAGGTCCTCGACGCCGACACCCGGATTCCCTACGTCCGGCGCCGCGGCAGCCACCTCTACAACTTCTGGCGCGACGCCGACCACCCGCGGGGCCTGTGGCGGCGCACCACCCTCGACTCCTACCGGACGGCGAACCCCGAGTGGGAGATCCTCCTCGACGTCGACGCGCTCGCCGCCCACGAGTCGGAGAACTGGGTGTGGCAGGGAGCGACCGTGCTGCGCCCGGGGTTCCGGAGGTGCCTGGTCGAGTTGTCCCGCGGTGGGGCGGACGCCACCGTGGTCCGGGAGTTCGACCTGCAGCGGCGCGAGTTCGTGGAGGACGGCTTCACCCTGCCCGAGGCGAAGAGCCAGGTCGGCTGGATCGACGAGGACCGCGTCTACGTCGGCACCGACTTCGGTGAGGGCTCGCTCACCACGTCCGGCTACCCGAGGCTGGTGAAGGAGTGGAAGCGCGGGACTCCGCTGGAGGACGCCACGCTCGTGTTCGAGGGCAAGCCCGACGACGTGTCCGTGCGCGCGGTCCACGACCCGACGCAGGGCTGGGAGCGGGACGTCGTTCGCAGAGCGATCGACTTCTACCGCTCCGAGGTGCATCTGCGGACCGACACGGGGTTCGTGCGGATCGACGTGCCTGACGACGCCGTCGCCTCGGTGCACCGGCAGTGGCTGCTCGTCCGCACGCGCAGCCCGTGGACGGTGGAGGGCACCTCCTACCCCGCCGGAGCCCTGCTGGGTATCGAACTGGACGCCTTCCTGGCCGGTGACCGGCGCCTGACCGTGCTGTTCGAACCCGACGCGCACACCTCGCTGGACTACTACGCCTGGACCCGCAACCACCTGTTGCTGGGCACTCTCGTGGACGTCAAGACCCGGCTTCGGGTGCTCACACCGGGGGCGGACGGCTGGCGGGACGAACCGCTGACCGGTCTCGCCGACGTCGGCGCGGTCGACCTCGTCGCCACCGACCCGCACGACAGTGACGAGTTCTTCGTCGAGGCCACCGGCTACACCGATCCGCCCACGCTGCTCCGCGGCGAGGTCGGTGGACCGCTGGAGACGGTCAAACGCGCACCCGCCTTCTTCGACGCCGAGTCGCTTGACGTGACACAGCACTTCGCCACCTCCGACGACGGCACCCGGATCCCCTACTTCGTGGTCGGGCCCCGCGACCGGACCTCCGCCGCGCCGACCCTGCTCACCGGCTACGGCGGGTTCGAGGTGTCGCTGACGCCGTCCTACAGTGGCGTGATCGGACGCGGCTGGCTCGCGCGTGGCGGCACGTACGTGGTGGCGAACCTACGCGGCGGTGGCGAGTACGGCCCCGACTGGCACAACCAGGTCGTGAAGACCAACCGGCTCAAGGTCTACGAGGACTTCGCGGCGGTGGCGCGCGACGTGGTGGCACGGGGAATCACCACACCCGAGTTGCTCGGCGTCCAGGGCGGCAGCAACGGCGGGCTGCTCACCGGGGTCATGCTCACGCGCTACCCCGAACTGGTGGGGGCCGTGGTCAGTCAGGTGCCGTTGCTCGACATGCGCCGCTACCACCAGCTACTGGCGGGCGCGTCGTGGATGGCGGAGTACGGCGACCCGGACGACCCCGACGAGTGGGCGTACCTGCGCCGATACTCGCCGTACCACAACGTCCACGGTGACCGGACCTACCCACCCACGCTGTTCGTGACGTCCACTCGGGACGATCGGGTGCATCCCGCGCACGCGCGCAAGATGATGGCGAGAATGCACGCCGACGGCCATGACGTGGCCTACTACGAGAACATCGAGGGTGGGCACGGCGCGGCGGCCGACAACGCGCAACTGGCCTTCAAGTGGGCGCTGGTGTTCGAGTTCCTGTGGCAGCGGCTCAGCGGCTAG
- a CDS encoding MFS transporter: protein MPRAVYILSLGIFTMVTSEFAVAGLLSPVAAGLGVSVPQAGYLITAFAAAMALGGPVLTMVLSRRAPKPALLALFATFGIGNVLAAVAPNYAVMFVARVITGMAAQAFFGLAVSLAAQLTRPEVRGRAVAVVMNGLMLGTLLGLPMSTVVGENFGWRAAFWAVTGLAALAAVVTVAGFPGLAPSEADRLGSQFGVFRSRRLFLALCTSTLVIGATFAAFSYFEPILTKVSGVDSSTVPILLVGYGAATVLGNTVVGRLADRYHAVVLLCGLALNATFLTAFAAFAGNTLPAVAAMMGIGLVGVTMNPAMVVRVHREGNASPLVNTVHGSFITLGVMIGSFVGGLAIDALGLRGPLWLGAVLAVIGIGTVVPELVRRRGAEPAPEPLAAAPSSALCHSES from the coding sequence GTGCCTCGTGCCGTCTACATCCTGTCGCTGGGGATCTTCACCATGGTCACCAGCGAGTTCGCCGTCGCGGGACTGCTGTCGCCCGTGGCCGCCGGACTGGGCGTGTCCGTTCCCCAGGCCGGGTACCTCATCACCGCCTTCGCCGCCGCGATGGCACTCGGAGGGCCCGTGCTGACCATGGTTCTGAGCCGGCGGGCGCCGAAACCCGCGCTCCTGGCCCTGTTCGCCACGTTCGGGATCGGCAACGTCCTCGCCGCCGTCGCCCCGAACTACGCGGTGATGTTCGTGGCACGGGTGATCACCGGCATGGCCGCCCAGGCGTTCTTCGGGCTCGCCGTCTCGCTCGCGGCACAACTCACGCGCCCGGAGGTCCGTGGTCGAGCCGTCGCGGTCGTCATGAACGGGCTCATGCTCGGCACGTTGCTGGGACTGCCGATGTCCACGGTGGTCGGTGAGAACTTCGGCTGGCGGGCCGCGTTCTGGGCGGTCACGGGACTCGCGGCCCTCGCAGCCGTCGTCACGGTGGCGGGTTTTCCCGGACTCGCTCCGTCCGAAGCGGACCGACTCGGCTCCCAGTTCGGTGTCTTCCGCTCCCGCAGGCTGTTCCTGGCGCTGTGCACCAGCACCCTCGTCATCGGCGCGACCTTCGCCGCCTTCAGCTACTTCGAGCCGATCCTCACGAAGGTCAGCGGAGTCGACAGCTCCACCGTGCCGATCCTGCTCGTCGGCTACGGCGCGGCCACCGTGCTCGGCAACACCGTCGTCGGGCGCCTCGCCGATCGCTACCACGCGGTGGTGCTGCTCTGCGGCCTCGCGCTGAACGCCACGTTCCTCACGGCCTTCGCGGCCTTCGCAGGAAACACCCTCCCCGCGGTGGCGGCGATGATGGGGATCGGCCTGGTCGGCGTCACGATGAACCCGGCGATGGTGGTGCGCGTGCACCGTGAGGGCAACGCGAGCCCCTTGGTGAACACCGTGCACGGATCGTTCATCACGCTCGGAGTGATGATCGGGTCGTTCGTGGGCGGACTCGCGATCGACGCGCTCGGGCTGAGGGGCCCGCTGTGGCTGGGTGCGGTCCTCGCGGTGATCGGCATCGGCACCGTGGTGCCCGAACTCGTTCGGCGCCGTGGTGCCGAGCCGGCTCCCGAGCCGCTCGCGGCGGCACCGTCGTCGGCGCTGTGCCACAGTGAGAGCTGA